One window of the Thermodesulfobacteriota bacterium genome contains the following:
- the ruvC gene encoding crossover junction endodeoxyribonuclease RuvC: MRILGVDPGSSVTGYGIIEELEGTLLHIENGGISSSLNNSFPYCLKKIYADLEKVISDYSPDVMAIENLFFHKNVRTALKLGHTRGIAILAALNAGLDVYEYSPMEIKQAVVGYGRATKNQIQSMVKELLNLPEIVPFDPSDALAVAICHIHSTNMREALKRSR; encoded by the coding sequence ATGCGAATATTGGGGGTTGACCCGGGGAGCTCGGTTACTGGTTACGGGATAATCGAAGAACTGGAAGGCACACTTCTCCATATAGAGAATGGGGGCATATCGTCTTCCTTAAATAATTCATTCCCTTACTGCTTAAAGAAGATTTATGCTGACTTAGAAAAGGTCATCTCCGATTACTCTCCTGATGTTATGGCAATTGAAAATCTCTTTTTCCACAAAAATGTAAGGACAGCGCTAAAGTTGGGGCATACCCGTGGAATAGCCATCTTAGCAGCTCTTAACGCCGGGCTGGATGTGTACGAATACAGTCCCATGGAAATAAAACAGGCAGTAGTTGGCTATGGAAGAGCCACTAAGAATCAGATACAGTCAATGGTGAAAGAACTCCTGAACCTTCCGGAGATTGTTCCTTTTGATCCCTCCGATGCTCTCGCTGTGGCGATCTGCCATATACACTCTACAAATATGAGGGAAGCCTTAAAAAGGTCGAGATGA
- the ruvA gene encoding Holliday junction branch migration protein RuvA: MIAQIHGILVHKSLDHLIVDVNGVGYKVHIPLSTFYQLPEIDSTVKLNTYTHVREDLLHLYGFFTRQERDIFELLISVSGIGPRLAINILSGIPVGDLCKALSEGNAGRLSAAPGVGKKTAERMVLELRDKIGMIPFSDEPPIAVEADRGEVEKDVISALINLGYKKAVAEKALETAKNTLKTDTSVLEELLKEALRVLSKS; encoded by the coding sequence ATGATTGCTCAGATTCATGGAATACTGGTCCATAAGTCCCTCGATCATCTGATCGTTGATGTTAATGGTGTAGGCTATAAAGTTCATATCCCCCTTTCTACCTTTTATCAACTTCCTGAAATAGATAGCACTGTTAAACTAAACACGTATACCCATGTCAGGGAAGACCTTCTCCATCTGTATGGTTTTTTTACCAGACAAGAAAGGGACATCTTTGAGCTCTTAATAAGCGTTTCCGGCATAGGACCCAGGTTGGCTATTAATATCCTTTCAGGGATTCCAGTGGGAGATCTCTGTAAGGCATTATCAGAGGGTAACGCAGGGAGGTTAAGCGCTGCGCCGGGTGTTGGAAAAAAGACGGCAGAGAGAATGGTATTAGAGCTGAGGGATAAAATCGGAATGATACCATTTTCAGATGAACCTCCAATTGCAGTAGAAGCAGACAGGGGCGAGGTTGAAAAAGATGTTATTTCGGCATTAATAAACCTGGGTTATAAAAAGGCGGTGGCAGAAAAGGCACTGGAGACTGCAAAAAACACCCTGAAGACCGACACTTCAGTCCTTGAAGAGTTGTTAAAAGAGGCATTAAGGGTATTATCAAAGTCGTAA